In a single window of the Acidobacteriota bacterium genome:
- a CDS encoding amino acid adenylation domain-containing protein produces MPTPTATSDSGATQLLLHSKFFAQAETRPSAPALTVGETTLTYADLAQRASRVAGLLSAAGVGPEDRVALFTERSVEMVVGLLGILRSGGTYVPMDPAYPADRLAFMLADSGAGVALVEAATRQRLPTAFQGAVIELGGLEVAGDGVLPEPPTAQSLAYLIYTSGSTGVPKGVAIEHRQAAAMVAWAQSLFSPEELASVLAATSVCFDLSVFELLVTLSSGGEVVLADDALALPRLPAASRVTLVNTVPSAMAELMRARALPAAVKTVNLAGEPLPRPLADDIYGQGSVEKLYNLYGPSEDTTYSTWALIDRGAGKPPIGRPVAGTQAFVVGPDLRLVPDGDEGELCLAGAGVARGYFRRPALTAERFLPCPVVGAGERWYRTGDLVRRREDGELEFLGRLDHQVKIRGFRIELGEIESRLLSHPQVRDAVVTARSAPSGERDLVAYWVAEGVDGSPTREHLDGLRDHLAATLPAYMVPTTFVALDELPRTPNGKVDRQALPAPSRRRPPTRAAFVAPRNDLEGRIAALWCDLLDLDEVGVDDDLFELGGHSLLATRMVSRLREQFGREIPLELVFAQPTVADLAKEISDGPERRPVESIAPVPRGGDLPPSAAQERIWFLQQLEPDSLAYYFQGTIRLRGALDVPALEAAISEIVRRHEIFRTTFPTVDGEPVQRVHPAVPITLPVIDLAAEADPEAALAERIWERTQQHMDLARLPLIDWLLYRLSDDDHLLLQVEHHLLHDGWSFNVLLGELAEVYRASLAGEEPLLPELAIQFGDFAAWQKDWGASAHARQQLDYWRDRLGDSPPVLDLPSDRPRPARQSFRGSAERIRLGAELAEQVREVGRRHGVTLFQTLFAAYVTLLHRYSGQPEINIGCGIANRRLRDTERLIGMVINTVVLRADLAGDPSFSEFLERVRETTREAYAHQDLPFERIVEALRPSRSLSRNPFFQTAFSFHDAPLSGFDLPGIECEVTPAISNGSAKFDLNIITIPWREQRLGSGRGDEVRDIEMIWEYSSDMFERSTVQRIVSHFKALLAGLAENADRPLSAFPLLSEGEREQLSAWNRTATDFPRQATLADLFEAQAAATPEALAVVDGDRELTYGELDRQANGLAWRLREAGIEGEAPVAFCLERGAAAVTTMLAILKAGGCYVPLDTDYPEERLRWMLADSGATVLVGAGETARGLVGSGVELIDFEHEVPRARADGPPRRGFPEALAYMVYTSGSTGTPKGVAIPQQAVVRLVRDTDYVTLGAADRIAQVSNLSFDAATFEVWGALLNGARLVIVSRGDSLSPADLMARFAATGVNTAFLTTALFHQIAYHDPAAFRGLDQVLFGGETCDPERVRAVLAAGPPRRLLHVYGPTEVTTFTTWQEVGEVAAEAATVPIGQALANTTVHVLDELMSPLPVGALGELYAGGEGLARGYHRRPALTAERFRPNPVGEAGSRLYRTGDRVRRLADGAIDFLGRSDGQVKIRGFRIEVGEVEAALARLPGVREAVVMARSDAGDLRLVAYWVPEVTAADAELPAVTAADLRAALSTRLPDYMMPAAFVTLEALPWNANGKVDRDALPAPDAAALASADYLAPRDEVEELLADVWSGLIGVDRVGVRDNFFEIGGHSLHATRHMHRLQDLLGIDLPIRALYEAPTVEQMARRVEAGLAAAFGVGDAS; encoded by the coding sequence ATGCCAACGCCGACCGCGACCTCCGATTCGGGGGCTACCCAGCTCCTTCTGCATAGCAAGTTCTTCGCCCAGGCCGAGACCCGGCCGTCCGCCCCGGCCCTCACCGTCGGTGAGACCACCTTGACCTACGCCGATCTCGCCCAGCGTGCCTCCCGGGTTGCCGGTCTTCTGTCGGCAGCCGGAGTGGGACCCGAAGATCGCGTCGCCCTGTTCACGGAGCGCAGTGTCGAGATGGTGGTGGGCCTGCTCGGGATCCTGCGGTCTGGCGGCACCTATGTGCCGATGGATCCGGCCTACCCGGCGGATCGCCTGGCCTTCATGCTGGCCGATTCCGGGGCCGGCGTCGCGCTGGTCGAAGCGGCGACGAGGCAGCGACTGCCGACCGCCTTCCAGGGGGCGGTGATCGAACTCGGCGGGCTCGAGGTCGCCGGCGATGGCGTTCTCCCGGAGCCGCCGACGGCGCAGAGTCTCGCCTACTTGATCTACACCTCCGGCTCCACCGGAGTGCCCAAGGGGGTGGCCATCGAGCATCGCCAGGCGGCTGCGATGGTCGCCTGGGCCCAGAGTCTGTTTTCGCCGGAAGAGCTCGCCAGCGTGCTGGCGGCGACTTCCGTCTGCTTCGATTTGTCGGTCTTCGAGCTGCTGGTGACCCTGTCGAGCGGTGGCGAGGTAGTGCTGGCGGACGACGCCCTCGCCCTGCCGCGCCTGCCGGCGGCGTCGCGCGTCACCCTGGTCAACACGGTGCCTTCGGCGATGGCCGAGCTGATGCGGGCGCGGGCGCTGCCGGCGGCGGTGAAGACCGTCAACCTCGCTGGGGAGCCGCTGCCGCGCCCCCTCGCCGACGACATCTACGGCCAAGGGAGTGTCGAAAAGCTCTACAACCTCTACGGTCCCTCCGAGGACACGACCTACTCCACCTGGGCCTTGATCGATCGCGGCGCCGGCAAGCCGCCGATCGGTCGGCCGGTGGCCGGCACCCAGGCCTTCGTGGTCGGTCCCGATCTGCGGCTGGTGCCGGATGGCGACGAGGGGGAGCTCTGCCTCGCCGGTGCCGGCGTGGCGCGGGGCTACTTTCGCCGGCCGGCCCTCACCGCCGAGCGCTTCCTGCCCTGCCCGGTGGTCGGCGCCGGCGAGCGCTGGTACCGCACCGGCGATCTGGTACGCCGCCGAGAGGACGGCGAGCTCGAGTTCCTCGGCCGCCTCGATCACCAGGTCAAGATTCGGGGCTTTCGCATCGAGCTGGGGGAGATCGAGAGCCGGTTGCTGAGCCACCCCCAGGTGCGCGACGCGGTGGTGACGGCGCGGTCCGCCCCTTCCGGCGAGCGCGATCTGGTGGCCTACTGGGTGGCCGAGGGCGTCGATGGCAGCCCGACCCGGGAGCATCTCGACGGCCTGCGCGACCACCTCGCCGCGACTCTGCCGGCCTACATGGTGCCGACCACCTTCGTCGCCCTCGACGAGCTGCCGCGCACCCCCAACGGCAAGGTCGATCGCCAGGCGCTGCCGGCGCCGAGCCGTCGCCGGCCGCCGACCCGCGCCGCTTTCGTGGCGCCGCGCAACGACCTCGAAGGGCGGATTGCGGCCCTGTGGTGCGATCTCCTCGATCTCGACGAGGTCGGCGTCGACGATGACCTCTTCGAGCTCGGCGGCCATTCGCTGCTGGCGACCCGCATGGTGTCGCGTCTGCGTGAGCAGTTCGGGCGCGAGATTCCCCTCGAGCTGGTCTTCGCCCAGCCGACGGTGGCGGATCTGGCGAAGGAGATCAGTGATGGCCCCGAGCGGCGGCCGGTGGAGTCGATCGCGCCGGTGCCGCGGGGCGGTGACCTGCCGCCGTCCGCCGCCCAGGAGCGCATCTGGTTTCTGCAACAGCTCGAGCCGGACAGCCTGGCCTACTACTTCCAGGGCACCATTCGTCTGCGCGGCGCCCTCGACGTGCCGGCCCTCGAGGCCGCAATTTCCGAGATCGTGCGGCGCCACGAGATCTTCCGCACCACTTTCCCGACGGTCGACGGCGAGCCGGTGCAGCGGGTACATCCGGCGGTGCCGATCACGCTGCCGGTGATCGACCTCGCGGCCGAGGCGGACCCCGAGGCGGCGCTGGCGGAACGCATCTGGGAGCGCACCCAGCAGCACATGGACCTGGCGCGTCTGCCGCTGATCGACTGGCTGCTCTACCGCCTGAGCGACGACGATCACCTGCTGCTGCAGGTCGAGCATCACCTGCTGCACGACGGCTGGTCCTTCAATGTCCTGCTCGGTGAGCTGGCGGAGGTCTATCGCGCCAGCCTCGCCGGCGAGGAGCCGTTGCTGCCGGAGCTGGCGATCCAGTTCGGCGACTTCGCCGCCTGGCAGAAGGACTGGGGGGCGAGCGCCCACGCCCGCCAGCAGCTCGACTACTGGCGTGACCGTCTGGGGGATTCGCCGCCGGTCCTCGACCTGCCGTCGGATCGGCCGCGGCCGGCACGTCAGAGCTTCCGCGGTTCGGCCGAGCGCATTCGCCTCGGAGCGGAGCTCGCCGAGCAGGTGCGGGAGGTCGGGCGGCGCCACGGCGTGACCCTCTTTCAGACCCTGTTCGCGGCCTACGTCACCTTGCTGCACCGCTACTCCGGCCAGCCCGAGATCAACATCGGCTGCGGCATCGCCAACCGCCGCCTCCGGGATACAGAGCGCCTCATCGGCATGGTGATCAACACCGTGGTGCTGCGCGCCGACCTCGCCGGGGATCCCAGTTTCTCCGAGTTCCTGGAGCGTGTCCGGGAGACCACCCGCGAGGCCTACGCCCACCAGGATCTGCCCTTCGAGCGCATCGTCGAGGCGCTACGGCCGAGCCGTAGCCTGAGCCGCAATCCCTTCTTCCAGACCGCCTTCAGCTTCCACGACGCGCCGCTCTCGGGCTTCGACCTGCCGGGCATCGAGTGCGAAGTGACGCCGGCGATCTCGAATGGCTCGGCGAAGTTCGACCTCAACATCATCACCATTCCCTGGCGCGAGCAGCGCCTGGGCAGCGGCCGCGGCGACGAGGTGCGCGATATCGAGATGATCTGGGAGTACTCGTCGGACATGTTCGAGCGTTCGACGGTGCAGCGCATCGTGTCCCATTTCAAGGCGCTCCTCGCCGGCCTGGCGGAGAACGCCGACCGACCCCTGTCGGCCTTTCCCCTGCTTTCCGAGGGTGAGCGCGAGCAGCTGTCGGCGTGGAACCGCACCGCCACCGACTTTCCCCGGCAGGCGACCCTGGCCGATCTCTTCGAGGCCCAGGCGGCGGCGACGCCGGAGGCTCTGGCGGTGGTCGACGGGGACCGCGAGCTCACCTATGGCGAGCTCGACCGGCAAGCCAATGGTCTCGCCTGGCGACTGCGCGAGGCGGGTATCGAAGGCGAAGCGCCGGTGGCCTTTTGCCTCGAGCGTGGTGCTGCCGCGGTGACCACCATGCTCGCCATCCTCAAGGCCGGTGGCTGTTACGTGCCCCTCGACACCGACTATCCCGAGGAGCGGCTGCGCTGGATGCTGGCGGACTCCGGGGCGACGGTGCTGGTGGGGGCCGGTGAGACCGCCCGCGGCCTGGTGGGGAGCGGCGTCGAGCTGATCGACTTCGAGCACGAGGTGCCGAGGGCGCGCGCCGACGGCCCGCCGCGCCGCGGCTTCCCGGAAGCCCTCGCCTACATGGTCTACACCTCCGGGTCGACCGGCACACCCAAGGGCGTCGCGATTCCGCAGCAGGCGGTGGTCCGCCTGGTGCGCGACACCGACTATGTGACGCTCGGTGCCGCGGACCGCATCGCCCAGGTCTCCAACCTGTCCTTCGACGCCGCCACCTTCGAGGTCTGGGGGGCGCTGCTCAACGGTGCCCGGCTGGTGATCGTTTCGCGTGGCGACTCGCTGTCGCCGGCGGACCTGATGGCGCGCTTTGCCGCCACCGGCGTCAACACCGCTTTCCTGACCACCGCCCTCTTCCACCAGATCGCCTATCACGATCCGGCCGCCTTCCGCGGCCTGGACCAGGTGCTCTTCGGCGGCGAGACCTGTGACCCGGAGCGGGTTCGGGCGGTGCTCGCGGCCGGTCCGCCGCGGCGCTTGCTGCACGTCTACGGACCCACCGAGGTCACCACCTTCACTACCTGGCAGGAGGTCGGCGAGGTGGCTGCCGAGGCGGCGACGGTGCCGATCGGGCAAGCCCTCGCCAACACCACGGTCCACGTCCTCGACGAGCTGATGAGCCCCTTGCCGGTCGGCGCCCTGGGGGAGCTCTACGCCGGCGGCGAAGGCCTCGCCCGCGGCTATCACCGACGCCCGGCGCTGACCGCCGAGCGTTTCCGGCCGAACCCCGTCGGCGAAGCCGGCAGCCGCCTCTACCGCACCGGCGACCGGGTCCGGCGTCTGGCCGATGGTGCCATCGACTTCCTGGGGCGCAGCGACGGCCAGGTCAAGATCCGCGGCTTTCGCATCGAGGTGGGGGAGGTCGAGGCCGCCCTCGCCCGGCTGCCGGGCGTGCGCGAAGCGGTGGTCATGGCGCGTTCCGACGCTGGCGATCTGCGCCTGGTGGCCTACTGGGTGCCCGAGGTCACGGCCGCCGACGCAGAGCTGCCGGCGGTGACCGCCGCCGACCTGCGCGCCGCCCTCTCGACGCGCCTGCCGGACTACATGATGCCGGCCGCCTTCGTCACCCTCGAGGCCCTGCCCTGGAACGCCAACGGCAAGGTCGATCGCGACGCCCTGCCGGCGCCCGACGCGGCGGCCCTGGCGAGCGCCGACTACCTGGCGCCGCGGGACGAGGTCGAGGAGCTCCTGGCCGACGTCTGGAGCGGTTTGATCGGCGTCGACCGGGTGGGCGTGCGCGACAACTTCTTCGAAATCGGCGGGCATTCCCTGCACGCCACCCGACACATGCACCGACTTCAGGACCTACTGGGGATCGACCTGCCGATCCGCGCCCTCTACGAAGCGCCGACGGTGGAGCAGATGGCGCGGCGCGTGGAGGCCGGCCTGGCGGCCGCCTTCGGAGTGGGCGACGCATCTTGA
- a CDS encoding amino acid adenylation domain-containing protein: MIEKFQNGSAPAVAHRLIEYWADEQPQAEAVTGGGGSLTYGELEERSNWLAQRLIAEGFGPEKVAAVACSATPARVVAMLGIWKAGGAYLPLDPAYPEERLSYILEASAARWVVSDEALAGGLPVADRCLLVLADGGAIAAPSAERPAVEVLPDNLAYVIFTSGSTGRPKGVGVAHRSLVHLLDWLVDNFGLVPADRASQVSSPAFDASVFELWPNLAAGASVHFPEEALRFAPGRLLQWMAERGITRSYLPTPLGEIFVQEPRPAGLALEHLVVAGDRLTLAPEGLPYRFYNFYGPTEDTVATTWFTVTPSDQEPPIGRPLDGKAVHLVDAAGNVGDDGEMWIAGAGLARGYLGQPALTAERFRPDPLAGEAGARVYCTGDRVRRRADGELEFVGRVDHQVKIRGVRIEPGEVEAVLREHGEIREAVVVPQGDGAARRLVAYLVTSAAAPPPANELKLFCGERLSNAMVPASFVFLPELPLTAHGKIDRRALPAPESKRHDPDGAYVPPRTDLEAEISQIVADLVGIERVGLDDDFFALGGNSLLAIRLISSLRQAFGVELSMGDLFESATVADLARRAQNAAPSGEPLPEVRPEDRGERAPLSLPQERVVFLEQLDHDTLAYQVQQVMVFEGELDVAALQASLDDVILRHEIYRTTFELDEGQPVQIIHLPSPAFFEFHDLSDRGPEAAEAEARRRIAGELQWRMDIGRLPLVRWLLYRVSEDRHLMLHHEHHLTHDGAGFNIFLEELLTTYRALTRGLPAPLEASPVQFADFAIAQRRWMETAAAQRQLDFWTERLRGAPPLAGMPYDRPRPARQTYRGDAFLVELPGELADRLRAVATDHGATLFSILQAAFLALLWRYTGQGDLTVGSGVANRRWPGTEGLYGMLVNNLVLRNRLDGDLTFGELLRQVQATILEAWDHQEMSFERVVSALNPEREQSFNPLFQLMFNFHDSPLPRLDLPGLEIRLEEGTYNRSAKFDMNVIGIPRREQRLGRSEDGGRHGVTLSWEYNRDLYDRATMDRMSAHYRRLLDSAAGDPAQPLARLALMSDDEARQLTSEWSGGRSDYPRRRTLAELFEEQVDRDPDAVALTSAEEELTYGDLERRANRLAHWLRRHGIAPEARVGVCLERSVDAIVTLLAIVKAGGVYVPLDPSFPQERLTFMAHDVAAQVVVTRSDLGDRLPPNGDHRLLLDRDAAELAACPAERLEGGPWPESLAYVMYTSGSTGRPKGVAVNHRAVVRLVRDTNYADLGADQVFLQLAPLSFDASTFEIWAPLLNGGRLVVPAAGAVTLAEVGEAVARYGVTTLWATSGLFNQLVDERVAGLEGLQQMFSGGEVMSPERVAKVLDWLPDCTFVAAYGPTENTTFSTCEPMTAWRDEWHLVPIGRPVANSQVYVLDAALQPVPLGIEGDLYVAGDGLARGYLHRPSATAEAFVPHPFGEPGERLYRTGDRARWRPGGWLDFAGRRDGQVKIRGFRIEVGEVENRLLGHPAIAECVVQPWQEGGEKRLVAYVVATDGAAAPSLAEVRDFGREALPDFMLPTALVELSELPLGPTGKVGRDQLPDPSLQIATPSGEAVAPRNEVEELLAEIWCDLIGLESVGVRDNFFEVGGHSLHATRHMHRIRSLIEVSLPIRTLYEAPTIEQLAERIESLLAEELLGEAGRVSS; this comes from the coding sequence ATGATCGAGAAATTTCAGAACGGTTCGGCGCCGGCTGTCGCGCACCGTTTGATCGAATATTGGGCCGATGAGCAGCCGCAGGCGGAAGCGGTCACCGGCGGCGGGGGCTCGCTGACCTACGGCGAGCTCGAAGAGCGTTCCAACTGGCTGGCGCAGCGCCTGATCGCCGAGGGCTTCGGGCCCGAGAAGGTGGCCGCCGTCGCCTGCTCGGCCACCCCCGCCCGGGTGGTGGCGATGCTCGGCATCTGGAAAGCCGGCGGCGCCTACTTACCCCTCGACCCGGCCTACCCGGAAGAGCGCTTGAGCTACATCCTCGAGGCCTCGGCGGCGCGCTGGGTGGTGAGTGACGAGGCCCTCGCCGGGGGGTTGCCGGTGGCCGATCGCTGCCTTCTGGTGCTCGCTGACGGCGGCGCCATCGCCGCGCCGTCGGCCGAGCGGCCGGCGGTGGAAGTGCTGCCCGACAACCTCGCCTACGTCATCTTCACCTCCGGATCGACGGGGCGGCCGAAGGGGGTGGGCGTGGCCCACCGCAGCCTGGTCCACTTGCTCGATTGGCTGGTCGATAATTTCGGCTTGGTGCCGGCGGACCGCGCCAGCCAGGTGTCGAGCCCGGCCTTCGACGCTTCCGTCTTCGAGCTCTGGCCCAACCTCGCCGCCGGCGCCAGCGTCCACTTCCCGGAGGAAGCCCTGCGCTTCGCGCCGGGCCGGCTGCTGCAGTGGATGGCGGAGCGAGGCATCACCCGCAGTTACCTGCCGACGCCCTTGGGCGAGATTTTCGTGCAGGAGCCCCGGCCCGCAGGGCTGGCTCTCGAGCACTTGGTGGTGGCCGGTGACCGTCTGACCCTGGCGCCGGAGGGTTTGCCCTACCGTTTCTACAATTTCTACGGCCCCACCGAGGACACGGTGGCGACCACCTGGTTCACGGTCACGCCGTCGGACCAGGAGCCGCCCATCGGCCGTCCCCTCGACGGCAAGGCCGTTCATCTGGTGGATGCTGCCGGCAACGTCGGCGACGACGGCGAGATGTGGATCGCCGGCGCCGGCCTGGCGCGTGGTTACCTCGGCCAGCCGGCCTTGACGGCGGAGCGCTTTCGGCCGGATCCTCTCGCCGGCGAGGCCGGGGCGCGGGTTTACTGCACCGGCGACCGGGTCCGGCGCCGCGCCGACGGCGAGCTCGAGTTCGTCGGTCGGGTCGACCACCAGGTCAAGATCCGGGGCGTGCGCATCGAGCCCGGCGAGGTCGAGGCGGTGCTGCGCGAGCACGGCGAGATTCGCGAGGCGGTGGTGGTGCCCCAGGGCGACGGGGCGGCCCGTCGCCTGGTCGCCTACTTGGTGACCTCGGCCGCGGCCCCGCCGCCGGCCAACGAGCTCAAGCTGTTCTGCGGCGAGCGCCTGTCCAACGCCATGGTACCGGCTAGCTTCGTCTTCTTGCCCGAGCTGCCCCTCACCGCCCATGGCAAGATCGACCGCCGGGCCCTGCCGGCGCCGGAGTCGAAACGCCACGATCCGGACGGCGCCTACGTGCCGCCCCGAACCGATCTCGAAGCCGAGATCTCGCAGATCGTCGCCGATCTGGTGGGCATCGAGCGGGTCGGACTGGACGACGACTTCTTCGCCCTCGGCGGTAACTCGCTGCTCGCCATTCGCTTGATCTCCAGTCTGCGCCAGGCCTTCGGCGTCGAGCTCTCGATGGGGGACCTCTTCGAGTCGGCGACGGTCGCCGACCTCGCCCGGCGCGCCCAGAACGCGGCCCCCAGCGGCGAGCCCCTGCCGGAGGTGCGGCCGGAGGACCGCGGCGAGCGGGCGCCGCTCTCCCTGCCCCAGGAGCGGGTGGTCTTCCTCGAGCAGCTCGACCACGACACCCTCGCCTATCAGGTGCAGCAGGTGATGGTCTTCGAGGGCGAGCTCGACGTGGCGGCGCTGCAGGCCAGCCTCGACGACGTCATTCTGCGGCACGAGATCTACCGCACCACCTTCGAGCTCGACGAAGGCCAGCCGGTGCAGATCATCCACCTGCCGTCGCCGGCCTTCTTCGAGTTCCACGATCTCAGCGATCGCGGGCCCGAGGCGGCCGAGGCCGAGGCGCGACGGCGCATCGCCGGCGAGCTGCAGTGGCGCATGGACATCGGGCGCCTGCCGCTGGTGCGCTGGCTGCTCTACCGGGTCTCCGAAGATCGCCACTTGATGCTCCACCACGAGCATCACCTGACCCACGACGGCGCCGGCTTCAACATCTTCCTCGAAGAGCTGTTGACCACCTACCGCGCCCTGACCCGTGGCCTGCCGGCGCCCCTCGAGGCGTCGCCGGTGCAGTTCGCCGACTTCGCCATCGCCCAGCGGCGCTGGATGGAAACGGCCGCGGCGCAGCGCCAGCTCGACTTCTGGACCGAGCGCCTGCGCGGCGCGCCACCGCTCGCCGGCATGCCCTACGACCGGCCGCGGCCGGCGCGCCAGACCTACCGCGGCGACGCCTTCCTGGTCGAGCTTCCGGGGGAGCTGGCGGACCGTTTGCGAGCCGTCGCCACGGACCATGGCGCCACCCTCTTCTCGATTCTGCAGGCGGCTTTCCTGGCACTCCTCTGGCGCTACACCGGCCAGGGTGACCTGACCGTCGGCTCCGGGGTGGCCAACCGTCGCTGGCCGGGCACCGAAGGGCTCTACGGAATGCTGGTCAACAACCTCGTCCTGCGCAACCGGCTCGATGGCGACCTCACCTTCGGCGAGCTGCTGCGGCAAGTCCAGGCCACCATCCTCGAAGCTTGGGATCACCAGGAAATGTCCTTCGAGCGGGTGGTCAGCGCCCTCAACCCGGAGCGCGAGCAGAGCTTCAACCCGCTCTTCCAGTTGATGTTCAACTTTCACGATTCGCCGCTGCCGCGACTCGATCTTCCGGGGCTCGAGATTCGCCTCGAGGAAGGCACCTACAACCGCAGCGCCAAGTTCGACATGAACGTCATCGGCATTCCCCGGCGCGAGCAGCGGCTGGGGCGCTCCGAGGACGGCGGCCGCCACGGCGTCACCCTGTCCTGGGAGTACAACCGGGACCTCTACGACCGCGCCACCATGGACCGCATGAGCGCCCACTACCGGCGCCTGCTGGATTCGGCCGCTGGCGATCCGGCGCAGCCCCTGGCGCGCCTCGCCCTGATGTCCGACGACGAGGCCCGCCAGCTGACCTCCGAATGGAGCGGCGGGCGCAGCGATTACCCGCGGCGCCGCACCCTCGCCGAGCTGTTCGAAGAGCAGGTCGACCGCGACCCCGACGCCGTCGCTCTGACCAGTGCCGAGGAGGAGCTCACCTACGGTGATCTCGAGCGGCGCGCCAATCGCCTGGCCCACTGGCTGCGCCGCCACGGCATCGCGCCGGAGGCGCGGGTCGGAGTGTGCCTCGAGCGTTCCGTCGACGCCATCGTCACCCTGCTGGCGATCGTCAAGGCGGGCGGCGTCTACGTGCCCCTCGATCCGTCCTTCCCGCAGGAGCGGTTGACTTTCATGGCCCACGACGTCGCGGCCCAGGTGGTGGTGACGCGCTCGGACCTCGGCGACCGGCTGCCGCCGAATGGCGACCACCGTTTGCTCCTCGATCGCGATGCCGCGGAGCTCGCCGCCTGTCCCGCCGAGCGCCTCGAGGGCGGCCCCTGGCCCGAGTCCCTGGCCTACGTGATGTACACCTCCGGCTCGACCGGTCGTCCCAAGGGAGTGGCGGTGAATCATCGCGCGGTGGTTCGGCTGGTGCGCGACACCAACTATGCCGACCTCGGGGCCGATCAGGTGTTCCTGCAGCTCGCGCCGCTGTCCTTCGATGCTTCGACCTTCGAGATCTGGGCGCCGTTGCTCAACGGCGGCCGCCTGGTGGTGCCGGCGGCCGGCGCCGTCACCCTGGCCGAGGTCGGCGAGGCCGTCGCGCGCTACGGTGTCACCACCCTGTGGGCGACCTCGGGTTTGTTCAATCAGTTGGTCGACGAACGGGTGGCGGGGCTCGAGGGTCTGCAGCAGATGTTCTCCGGCGGCGAGGTGATGTCGCCGGAGCGGGTGGCCAAGGTTCTCGATTGGCTGCCCGACTGCACCTTCGTCGCCGCCTACGGTCCGACCGAGAACACCACCTTCTCGACCTGCGAGCCGATGACCGCGTGGCGCGACGAGTGGCATCTGGTGCCGATCGGTCGCCCGGTCGCCAACAGCCAGGTCTACGTCCTCGACGCCGCCCTGCAGCCGGTGCCGCTGGGTATCGAGGGCGATCTCTACGTTGCCGGCGATGGATTGGCGCGGGGTTACCTGCATCGCCCCAGCGCCACCGCCGAGGCCTTCGTGCCGCATCCCTTCGGGGAGCCGGGGGAGCGCCTCTATCGCACCGGCGATCGGGCTCGCTGGCGTCCTGGGGGCTGGCTCGATTTCGCCGGCCGGCGCGACGGTCAGGTCAAGATCCGGGGCTTCCGAATCGAAGTCGGCGAGGTCGAGAATCGCCTCTTGGGGCATCCGGCGATCGCCGAGTGCGTCGTCCAGCCCTGGCAGGAGGGGGGCGAGAAGCGCTTGGTGGCCTATGTAGTGGCGACCGACGGCGCGGCAGCGCCGAGCCTCGCCGAGGTTCGCGACTTCGGCCGCGAGGCCCTGCCCGACTTCATGCTGCCGACGGCGTTGGTGGAGCTTTCGGAGCTGCCCTTGGGACCCACCGGCAAGGTCGGGCGCGACCAGTTGCCGGATCCCTCGCTGCAGATCGCGACGCCGTCCGGCGAGGCGGTGGCGCCGCGCAACGAGGTCGAGGAGCTGCTGGCCGAGATCTGGTGTGACCTCATCGGCCTTGAGTCGGTCGGGGTGCGCGACAACTTCTTCGAGGTCGGAGGGCACTCGCTGCACGCCACCCGCCACATGCACCGCATCCGGTCCCTGATCGAAGTCTCGCTGCCGATTCGCACCCTCTACGAAGCACCGACCATCGAGCAGCTTGCCGAGCGCATCGAGTCGCTGCTCGCCGAGGAGCTGTTGGGCGAGGCCGGGCGGGTTTCGTCGTGA